The genomic stretch CGCGCAGGGTGGGCGGCAAAACGTGGTCATTGACTACACGCTGGCCGATTATGGGCGGTCGCCTGAAGGGCCTAGTGAGGCGACGTCCCTCCCGCCATCAGCAAACGCTGTCCGGCCGGGCGATATTGTGTGCAAGCTGAAGAATGCCGGGAGCCCGATGATCATTCGACCACCCGTGGATTACTTCTCAGTTGCCATGATCATGGTTTCTCTTAAACAACCATTACCCAATGAGAAGCCGGCTGTTTGGATGACAAAGAGCTTTCTTCTTGTTTGGGACTGGACACATGGCGCATCAGGCCCCGATGCCAAGTTCGACGTTCTGGTTGCGCGTCGTGATCTTGATCACGGGCTCGATGAccggttgaggagggggtttgacATGGCTTCCGTATTCCTGGAGAAGCCAGCAACACTGGCAAGACCCGTAGATTCTCCCAATCATTCGAAGATACAGGGGCTCCTTAGCGACGGGGTTAAGCTAGCTGAGAAAGAGTACGGGCGCAACGACCGGAAGACAGTGAACGTAAAGATCAGGACTGCTCTGTATGACTGGGACGTGAGG from Podospora pseudopauciseta strain CBS 411.78 chromosome 3, whole genome shotgun sequence encodes the following:
- a CDS encoding hypothetical protein (COG:M; EggNog:ENOG503NWPC), translated to MAVIRGKGTLSGRVAEVNQVAQGGRQNVVIDYTLADYGRSPEGPSEATSLPPSANAVRPGDIVCKLKNAGSPMIIRPPVDYFSVAMIMVSLKQPLPNEKPAVWMTKSFLLVWDWTHGASGPDAKFDVLVARRDLDHGLDDRLRRGFDMASVFLEKPATLARPVDSPNHSKIQGLLSDGVKLAEKEYGRNDRKTVNVKIRTALYDWDVRKLRESKASTTHGKEAAR